A genomic segment from Desulfurispirillum indicum S5 encodes:
- a CDS encoding tRNA dihydrouridine synthase codes for MFHPLQLRHNTIDTPLFMAPVAGVCNIPFRVIAREQGCPNIFTEMVSSEALSRHIPKTVEFLRVGAEERLRPFVQLFGANPATMAQSARICTEEGFTLIDINMGCPVKKVVRSGSGVELMQHPQLAGEIVSQMVAAAGACADITVKTRLGLIHGDELLPELALQVQQAGASMLTVHARTRSDGFGGQARWHEVAPIKSLLHIPLIINGDITDYPSACLAMEQSRADGAMIAREGYTRPWIFREILSQVRGQATCEPTPRQIREILLRHLDLLCQYMPERAHILMRKHGSWYSKGTPGSSEFRQALNSCTDSAQVRSLISTFAAS; via the coding sequence ATGTTTCACCCCCTGCAACTGCGCCACAACACCATAGACACCCCCCTTTTCATGGCCCCGGTGGCCGGTGTCTGCAATATTCCCTTTCGCGTCATCGCCCGTGAACAGGGCTGTCCCAACATCTTCACCGAGATGGTCAGCTCAGAAGCCCTCAGCCGCCATATTCCCAAAACCGTCGAATTCCTGCGGGTGGGAGCAGAGGAACGCCTGCGGCCTTTTGTTCAGTTGTTCGGAGCCAATCCGGCAACCATGGCCCAGTCGGCACGCATCTGCACAGAGGAAGGATTCACGCTGATTGATATCAACATGGGCTGCCCTGTCAAAAAAGTCGTGCGCTCCGGTTCCGGTGTTGAGCTGATGCAGCACCCGCAGCTGGCGGGGGAGATCGTCAGCCAGATGGTCGCGGCAGCGGGAGCCTGTGCGGATATCACGGTGAAAACGCGACTGGGTCTGATCCATGGTGATGAACTGCTGCCAGAACTGGCCCTGCAGGTTCAGCAGGCCGGCGCGTCCATGCTCACGGTACACGCCCGCACCCGCAGTGATGGCTTCGGTGGGCAGGCACGCTGGCACGAGGTGGCTCCCATCAAATCTCTGCTGCACATTCCCCTGATCATCAACGGCGATATCACTGACTACCCAAGCGCCTGTCTGGCCATGGAACAGAGCCGGGCCGATGGAGCCATGATCGCCCGTGAGGGCTATACCCGCCCGTGGATCTTCCGTGAAATACTTTCACAGGTTCGCGGCCAGGCCACCTGCGAGCCCACACCCAGGCAGATCAGAGAAATTCTGCTGCGCCATCTTGACCTTCTGTGTCAGTATATGCCGGAGCGGGCCCATATTCTCATGCGCAAACACGGCTCCTGGTACAGCAAGGGCACACCGGGCAGCAGCGAATTCCGCCAGGCGCTGAATTCCTGCACCGACAGCGCTCAGGTGCGCTCGCTTATCAGTACATTCGCCGCGAGTTGA
- the pckA gene encoding phosphoenolpyruvate carboxykinase (ATP), which yields MKTANALDADSLGLKSVGKIYRNLGYEELFKHEVDNGEGRVSSNGTMMVDTGKFTGRSPKDKYFVKQDPSAQHIAWGNINKPVAVEVFDELYQLVTNQLSGKDVYVTDGFVGSNQKTRRNIRVISEIAWQSHFCKNMFIRPTEDELSSFAPEFTIYNACKVVNPRWKEHGMNSEVFVIFNIEKNVAIIGGTWYGGEMKKGVFTMMNYWLPLENILSMHCSANVGSEGDVCLFFGLSGTGKTTLSTDASRRLIGDDEHGWDDDGIFNFEGGCYAKTINLDPGSEPEIYQAIKRDALLENVVYDDDGIVNYEDASKTENTRVSYPIFHIDNHEPALKAGHPRNIIFLTCDAFGILPPVSKLTREQAMYYFLSGYTAKVAGTERGVTEPQATFSACFGEAFLPLHPTAYAKLLGEKMAKHNVNAFLVNTGWTGGGYGVGQRMSIKATRACVNAILNGKINDCQFETMDIFGLQIPEAIPGVDTSVLNPRNAWADKFAYDATAKKLAEMFTKNYEKYITRGADYDFSAAGPKV from the coding sequence ATGAAGACAGCCAATGCATTGGACGCCGATTCCCTGGGCCTCAAGAGCGTAGGGAAGATTTACCGGAACCTCGGCTACGAGGAGCTTTTCAAACACGAAGTAGACAACGGGGAAGGTCGGGTATCCTCCAACGGTACCATGATGGTGGACACGGGAAAGTTCACAGGACGATCTCCCAAGGACAAGTATTTCGTCAAGCAGGATCCATCAGCTCAGCATATCGCCTGGGGCAACATCAACAAGCCCGTCGCCGTTGAGGTTTTTGACGAGCTCTACCAACTGGTAACGAACCAGCTCTCCGGCAAGGATGTCTATGTCACCGACGGCTTTGTTGGCTCCAACCAGAAAACCCGCCGCAATATCCGCGTCATCTCGGAAATCGCCTGGCAATCCCACTTCTGCAAGAATATGTTTATTCGCCCCACCGAAGACGAGCTCAGCAGCTTTGCCCCTGAATTTACCATCTACAATGCCTGCAAAGTGGTAAATCCGCGCTGGAAAGAGCACGGAATGAACTCTGAAGTCTTTGTCATCTTCAATATCGAAAAGAATGTGGCTATTATTGGCGGAACCTGGTACGGCGGTGAGATGAAAAAAGGCGTCTTCACCATGATGAACTACTGGCTCCCCCTTGAAAATATACTCTCCATGCACTGCTCCGCCAATGTTGGATCAGAAGGCGATGTCTGCCTCTTCTTTGGTCTCTCCGGCACCGGCAAGACGACCCTCTCCACCGACGCTTCACGCAGGCTCATCGGCGACGACGAGCACGGCTGGGATGATGATGGTATCTTCAACTTCGAGGGCGGCTGCTACGCCAAGACCATCAACCTCGATCCCGGCAGCGAACCGGAAATCTACCAGGCCATCAAACGCGATGCCCTGCTGGAAAACGTGGTCTACGACGACGACGGCATCGTGAACTATGAAGATGCCTCCAAGACGGAAAACACGCGGGTCTCCTACCCCATCTTCCACATTGACAATCACGAGCCCGCCCTGAAAGCTGGCCATCCCCGCAATATCATCTTCCTCACCTGCGATGCCTTCGGCATCCTGCCTCCGGTGTCAAAACTCACCAGGGAGCAGGCCATGTACTACTTCCTCAGCGGATACACCGCCAAGGTTGCCGGTACGGAACGCGGCGTCACCGAACCCCAGGCCACTTTCTCCGCCTGCTTCGGCGAAGCTTTCCTGCCCCTGCACCCCACGGCCTACGCCAAACTGCTGGGCGAAAAGATGGCCAAGCACAATGTCAACGCCTTCCTGGTCAACACCGGCTGGACCGGCGGCGGGTACGGCGTGGGCCAGCGCATGAGCATCAAGGCCACCCGCGCCTGTGTCAACGCCATCCTCAACGGCAAGATCAACGACTGCCAGTTTGAGACCATGGACATCTTCGGCCTGCAGATTCCCGAAGCAATCCCCGGCGTAGACACTTCTGTCCTCAACCCTCGCAACGCCTGGGCCGACAAGTTCGCCTATGACGCAACAGCCAAGAAGCTGGCGGAGATGTTCACCAAAAACTACGAGAAATACATCACCAGAGGCGCCGACTACGATTTCAGCGCAGCTGGCCCCAAGGTATAA
- a CDS encoding response regulator transcription factor, whose amino-acid sequence METAPNFSELKILYVEDEAVIRKALEKPLSRRVKNLYIAANGQEGLDMFREHRPDIVVTDINMPVMDGFRMIELIREINPEVPVIITTALNEEHHISQMTAINVNSYIIKPIDIRELLQRVHDALHGTQSQAHAEGEDEVLVIGPQTPQQKVLPSLYQFLKKHRVFGEEITNREIFSDRKLLERCIAAVRKLQQSGRIMFLDKNLIPVLDHSSPVAPCNKSLLEMENYLRSQVKAPTDNPATAEQGSTNGTT is encoded by the coding sequence GTGGAGACTGCTCCGAATTTTTCCGAACTGAAAATTCTCTATGTCGAAGATGAAGCGGTCATACGGAAAGCGCTGGAAAAACCCCTCTCACGTCGGGTCAAAAACCTCTACATCGCCGCCAACGGGCAAGAGGGCCTGGACATGTTCCGGGAACACCGCCCCGACATCGTGGTCACCGATATCAACATGCCGGTCATGGACGGCTTTCGCATGATCGAGCTGATCCGCGAAATCAATCCTGAAGTACCGGTCATCATCACCACCGCCCTCAATGAGGAACACCATATTTCCCAGATGACGGCAATCAATGTCAACAGCTATATTATCAAACCCATCGATATCCGCGAACTGCTGCAGCGCGTCCACGATGCGCTGCACGGCACACAATCCCAGGCCCATGCCGAAGGCGAGGATGAGGTCCTGGTGATCGGCCCCCAGACGCCCCAGCAGAAGGTGCTGCCCAGCCTCTATCAGTTTCTGAAAAAACACCGCGTCTTCGGCGAAGAGATTACCAACCGCGAAATATTCTCCGACCGCAAGCTGCTGGAACGCTGCATTGCCGCCGTGCGCAAGCTACAGCAGTCTGGCCGGATCATGTTTCTGGACAAAAACCTGATACCGGTTCTTGACCATTCCAGCCCCGTCGCCCCCTGCAACAAGTCCCTGCTGGAAATGGAAAACTATCTGCGCTCCCAGGTCAAAGCCCCCACTGATAATCCCGCCACCGCCGAACAGGGTTCCACAAACGGCACCACCTAG
- a CDS encoding peptidase U32 family protein yields the protein MSPSKNTIMKPCRPQLLAPAGDLEKLYTAVTYGADAVYIGGDIGGLRQRAGNFSHGDMVRGISFAHGHGAKVYVAVNIYPRPEDIALLPPYLAALRAHGVDAVIASDPAVVRCALEHGHTVHLSTQASCMNTPEALAWKETGVSRMVAARELSIEQVQRIGAASGLETEMFVHGSLCMSYSGKCLISNFTAGRDANRGGCVQSCRWGYRVCGEAKDPGELVYPLNSQDIMGIRQLGRFRDAGISCLKIEGRMKSHLYIAATTCAYRNAIDDHDGTPETVDAMEELLRKISNRGFTAHFLAGRPEDPGINLRSSGYVSQVEYIGQIIGWQDGVALLYSRAPVRSGEPLFLLNTDGELLELPGQMREMDDTMVKSVNPGTLVQVEVPVACQYWVVCKGTEPQRRPW from the coding sequence GTGTCACCGTCGAAAAATACCATCATGAAACCATGCAGACCGCAGCTGCTCGCTCCGGCGGGTGATCTCGAAAAACTGTACACCGCCGTAACCTATGGTGCGGACGCGGTGTATATCGGTGGCGATATCGGTGGCCTGCGGCAGCGGGCGGGAAATTTTTCCCATGGCGATATGGTCCGGGGGATCTCCTTTGCCCATGGGCATGGCGCGAAGGTATACGTGGCCGTCAATATCTACCCCCGTCCCGAAGATATAGCGCTCCTTCCCCCGTACCTTGCCGCGCTTCGTGCACATGGTGTCGACGCCGTCATCGCCTCTGACCCTGCCGTGGTGCGCTGTGCCCTTGAGCATGGCCACACGGTGCATCTGTCCACGCAGGCGTCGTGCATGAATACTCCCGAAGCCCTGGCCTGGAAGGAGACCGGGGTGAGCCGTATGGTTGCCGCCCGGGAGCTTTCCATCGAGCAGGTGCAGCGTATAGGTGCCGCCAGTGGCCTGGAAACGGAGATGTTTGTCCACGGCTCCCTGTGCATGTCCTACAGTGGCAAGTGCCTGATCAGTAATTTCACCGCAGGCCGCGACGCTAACCGCGGGGGCTGTGTCCAGAGCTGCCGCTGGGGCTACCGGGTCTGCGGGGAAGCAAAGGACCCTGGTGAACTGGTCTATCCCTTGAATTCACAGGATATCATGGGTATCAGGCAGCTGGGGCGCTTTCGCGATGCCGGCATAAGCTGTCTGAAAATCGAGGGGCGCATGAAATCACACCTCTATATCGCAGCCACCACCTGCGCCTACCGCAACGCCATCGATGACCATGATGGTACCCCTGAAACGGTGGACGCCATGGAAGAACTTCTTCGCAAAATTTCCAACCGGGGCTTCACAGCGCACTTTCTGGCGGGCAGACCGGAGGATCCCGGGATCAACCTGCGCTCCTCGGGGTATGTGAGCCAGGTTGAGTATATCGGCCAGATCATCGGATGGCAGGATGGCGTAGCCCTGCTCTACAGTCGCGCGCCAGTGCGTTCCGGGGAGCCATTGTTTCTGCTGAACACTGATGGTGAACTGCTGGAGCTGCCTGGTCAGATGCGGGAAATGGATGACACCATGGTCAAGTCGGTCAATCCAGGCACTCTCGTGCAGGTGGAAGTGCCCGTTGCCTGCCAGTACTGGGTGGTATGCAAGGGAACTGAGCCACAGAGGAGGCCATGGTGA
- a CDS encoding U32 family peptidase, giving the protein MNGKFVVCSADDIRSVQEYGVKRVIIPWAAASQGSGVFLPELEAMLTQAHDGGMQVDLAADILPDDSQLDALMDEFRRTDLLRPGRIQGVRLQNIGLARVIRQAYPHLKVIFDVRSGGNHPAYYTWLQRMGLDGAVLSRELSLESLPDFFRSAGAPFSFELRVFGAIAFFSSRRALLDMAVGQTCLLEEPSRPGQRFLLERGNDSVLHHSRYLDLRGHLGRLQSWPLTLVLDYRHVCTCREMLAYWFDGREFAALHGLAPMADPQLPREESRPPSDAQEPVARLLDVKRSRYLVAEVFAGLADGEELLCQSPEGKCFSLRWQPRKTWSGSPGSSLALLPWVKGATVGAVLMRKDVDG; this is encoded by the coding sequence GTGAACGGTAAATTCGTGGTCTGCAGTGCAGACGATATTCGCAGCGTTCAGGAGTATGGCGTGAAGCGTGTTATCATCCCCTGGGCTGCTGCCAGCCAGGGGTCGGGAGTCTTTCTGCCTGAGCTGGAGGCGATGCTCACCCAGGCCCATGATGGTGGCATGCAGGTGGATCTCGCTGCTGACATCCTGCCCGATGACTCCCAGCTTGATGCCCTGATGGACGAGTTCCGGCGTACAGACCTGCTGCGGCCCGGCCGTATCCAGGGTGTCAGGCTGCAGAATATCGGCCTGGCGCGGGTTATCAGGCAGGCATATCCCCACCTGAAGGTGATTTTTGACGTGCGTTCCGGTGGGAACCATCCCGCCTACTATACCTGGCTGCAGCGGATGGGGCTGGATGGCGCCGTGCTCTCCCGTGAGCTTAGCCTGGAGAGTCTCCCGGATTTCTTTCGCTCCGCTGGCGCGCCCTTTTCTTTTGAGCTGAGGGTTTTTGGCGCCATTGCCTTTTTCAGCAGCCGTCGCGCGCTGCTTGATATGGCCGTGGGGCAGACATGCCTGCTGGAAGAGCCCTCGCGTCCCGGCCAGCGTTTTCTGCTGGAGCGGGGCAACGATTCGGTGCTCCACCACTCCCGTTACCTTGATCTGCGGGGCCACCTCGGGCGTCTGCAATCCTGGCCGTTGACCCTGGTACTGGATTATCGCCATGTGTGCACCTGCCGGGAGATGCTTGCGTACTGGTTTGATGGCAGGGAGTTTGCCGCGCTGCACGGTCTCGCTCCCATGGCTGATCCCCAGTTGCCTCGGGAAGAGAGTCGCCCGCCATCCGATGCTCAGGAGCCCGTGGCGCGCCTGCTTGATGTGAAGCGTTCACGCTACCTGGTGGCGGAGGTCTTCGCTGGTCTGGCTGATGGCGAGGAACTGCTCTGCCAGTCTCCCGAGGGGAAGTGTTTTTCCCTGCGCTGGCAGCCCCGGAAAACCTGGAGCGGATCGCCCGGGAGTTCGCTGGCGCTGCTGCCGTGGGTGAAAGGAGCGACTGTGGGAGCGGTGTTGATGCGAAAGGATGTGGATGGGTGA